The genomic segment GCTGCGGGAGTTTTAACTGCTGTAGGATTAACAAAAGCAATGAGTCCGATTACCTATCATGTGGCTGTTGCGAGTGATAATACTTGTGAAAATCTTGCAGGAACACTACAAGATGCCGTAATTATTATCAGTGATCCAAATACGCCAACAACTACAGATACCACACAAGATTTCTGTTTAGTTGATGCACCAACAATTGCCAGTATTCAGGTAAATGAATCAAATGTAATTTGGTATAACGTTTCAACAGGCGGAACAGCGATTCCATCCACAACAGCTTTAACAACAGGAACTTATTATGCCGCTGCTACAGATGCAATTACAGGATGTGAAAGTAGTGTAAGATTAGCCGTAGCGGTAACAGTAAGCGATCCGGGTACACCAACAACAACCGATACCACTCAGGATTTCTGTTTAGTAAATGCACCAACGGTTGCCAATATTCAGGCAAATGAAACCAATATAGTTTGGTATTCAGCTGCGACAGGCGGAACAGCGATTCCACCAACAACAGCTTTAGCTACAGGAACTTATTATGCTGCTTTATTAGATGTAGTTACAGGCTGCGAAAGCAATACAAGATTAGCAGTAGCGGTAACCGTAAGCGATCCGGGAACACCGACAACTACAGATACTACTCAGGATTTCTGTTTAGTTGATGCGCCTACAGTGGCAAGTATTCAGGTAAATGAAACCAATATAGTTTGGTATTCAGCAGCGACAGGCGGAACAGCAATTGCTCCAGCAACAGCTTTAGCAACAGGAACGTATTATGCAGCTTTACTAGATGCAGTTACAGGCTGCGAAAGCAATACAAGATTAGCCATTGCAGTAATCGTAAATGATCCGGGCACGCCGACTACAACAGATGCAACACAAGACTTTTGTTTAGTAAATGCTCCGACAGTTGCTGATATTCAGGTAAACACACCAGCGACAGGAAGTATCGTTTGGTACACAGCTGCGACAGGCGGAACAGCGGTTCCATCAACAACAGCTTTAGCAACGGGAACTTACTATGCGTCAATTTTGGATCCGACAACAAACTGCGAAAGCGCTGTAAGATTAGCAGTAGCGGTAACAGTAAGCGATCCGGGTACACCGACTACAACAGATACCACTCAGGATTTCTGTTTAGTTAATGCACCAACAGTTGCGAGTATTCAGGTAAATGAAACTAATGTAGTTTGGTACTCAGCTGCCACAGGCGGAACAGCAATCGCTTCTACAACTGCATTGACAACAGGAACTTATTATGCAGCTTTATTAGATGCAGTTACAGGCTGCGAAAGCAATACAAGATTAGCCGTAGCCGTAACCGTAAGTGATCCGGGCACACCAACAACTACAGATACCACTCAGGATTTCTGTTTAGTTGATGCACCAACAGTGGCAAGCATTCAGGTAAATGAAACCAATGTAGTTTGGTACAGTACAGCCACAGGCGGAACAGCAATTGCTCCAGCAACAGCTTTAGCTTCTGGAACTTATTATGCTGCTTTATTAGACGCTGTAACAGGCTGCGAAAGCAACACAAGATTAGCCATTGCGGTAATCGTAAACGATCCGGGCATGCCAACTACAACAGATGCAACACAAGACTTCTGTTTAGTAAATGCACCAACGGTTGCTGATATTCAGGTAAACACTCCAGCGACAGGAAGTATCGTTTGGTACACAGCAGCAACAGGCGGAACAGCGGTTCCATCAACAACAGCGTTAGCAACAGGAACTTATTATGCTTCAATTTTAGATCCTGCAACAAACTGCGAAAGTGCGGTAAGATTAGCCGTTGCCGTAACAGTAAGCGATCCGGGCACGCCGACAACAACAGATACCACTCAGGATTTCTGTTTAGTAAATGCACCAACAGTTGCGAGTATTCAGGTGAATGAAACCAATGTAGTTTGGTATTCAGCTGCCACAGGTGGAACACCAATTGCTCCAACAACAGCTTTAGCAACAGGAACTTATTATGCAGCTTTACTAGACGCAGTTACAGGCTGCGAAAGCAACACAAGATTAGCAGTAGCGGTAACAGTAAACGATCCTGGTACACCAACAACTACAGATACAACACAAGACTTCTGTTTAGTTGATGCGCCTACAGTGGCAAGCATTCAGGTAAATGAAACCAATATAGTTTGGTATTCAGCTGCAACAGGCGGAACAGCGATTGCTCCAGCAACAACTTTAGCTTCTGGAACTTATTATGCTGCTTTATTAGATGCAGTTACAGGCTGCGAAAGCAACACAAGATTAGCCATTGCAGTGCTCGTAAATGATCCGGGAACGCCAACTACAACAGATGCAACACAAGACTTCTGTTTAGTAAATGCACCAACGGTTGCTGATATTCAGGTAAACACACCAGCGACGGGAAGTATCGTTTGGTACACAGCTGCAACAGGCGGAACAGCGATTCCATCAACAACAGCTTTGGCAACAGGAACTTACTATGCATCAATTTTGGATCCGGCAACAAACTGCGAAAGCGCTGTAAGATTAGCAGTAGCGGTAACAGTAAGCGATCCAGGAATACCAACAACAACAGATACCACTCAGGATTTCTGTTTAGTAAATGCACCAACAGTTGCGAGTATTCAGGTGAATGAAACCAATGTAGTTTGGTATTCAGCTGCCACAGGTGGAACACCAATTGCTCCAACAACAGCTTTAGCAACAGGAACTTATTATGCAGCTTTACTAGACGCAGTTACAGGCTGCGAAAGCAACACAAGATTAGCAGTAGCGGTAACAGTAAACGATCCTGGTACACCAACAACTACAGATACAACACAAGACTTCTGTTTAGTTGATGCGCCTACAGTGGCAAGCATTCAGGTAAATGAAACCAATATAGTTTGGTATTCAGCTGCAACAGGCGGAACAGCGATTGCTCCAGCAACAACTTTAGCTTCTGGAACTTATTATGCTGCTTTATTAGATGCAGTTACAGGCTGCGAAAGCAACACAAGATTAGCCATTGCGGTAATCGTAAACGATCCGGGCACACCGACTACAACAGATACTACACAAGACTTCTGTTTAGTAAATGCTCCGACAGTTGCTGATATTCAGGTAAACACACCAGCAACAGGAAGTATCGTTTGGTACACAGCTGCCACAGGCGGAACAGCGATTCTATCAACAACAGCTTTAGCAACGGGAACTTACTATGCGTCAATTTTGGATCCGACAACAAACTGCGAAAGCGCTGTAAGATTAGCCGTAGCGGTAACAGTAAGCGATCCAGGAATACCAACAACAACAGATACCACTCAGGATTTCTGTTTAGTAAATGCACCGACAGTTGCCAATATTCAGGTAAATGAAACTAATGTAGTTTGGTACTCAGCTGCCACAGGTGGAACAGCGATTCCACCAGCAACAGCATTGGCAACTGGAACTTACTATGCTGCTTTATTAGATGCAGTTACAGGCTGCGAAAGCAATACAAGATTAGAAGTAGCAGTAACCGTAAGCGATCCGGGAACGCCAACAACAACAGATACCACACAAGACTTCTGTTTAGTTGATGCACCAACAGTGGCGAGCATTCAGGTAAATGAAACTAATATAGTTTGGTATTCAGCTGCAACAGGCGGAACAGCGATTGCGCCAGCAACAGCACTTACAAGCGGAACTTATTATGCAGCTTTACTAGATGCAGTTACAGGATGCGAAAGCAACACAAGATTAGCCATTGCGGTAATCGTAAACGATCCGGGCACGCCGACTACAACAGATACTACTCAGGATTTCTGTTTAGTAAATGCGCCTACAGTGGCGAGCATTCAGGTAAACACTCCAGCGACAGGAAGTATCGTTTGGTACACAGCAGCAACAGGTGGAACAGCGATTCCATCCACAACAGCTTTAGCAACAGGAACTTATTATGCTTCAATTTTGGATCCGGCAACAAACTGTGAAAGTGCAGTTAGATTAGCCGTTGCCGTAACAGTAAGCGATCCGGGAACACCAACAACTACAGATACCACACAAGATTTCTGTTTAGTAAATGCACCGACAGTTGCCAATATTCAGGTAAATGAAACTAATGTAGTTTGGTATGCAACAGCTACAGGCGGAACAGCAATCGCTTCTACAACAGCTTTGACTACAGGTACTTATTATGGATCAATTTTAGATGGAACTACGAATTGTGAAAGTGCGGTAAGATTAGCTGTTGCGGTAAGCGTGACAGATCCTGCTACGCCAACAACGACAGATGCTGCACAGACTTTCTGTTCAGGAAATGCGCCAACAGTATCTGATATTCAGGTAAATGAAACCAATGTAGTTTGGTATGCAGCTGCAACAGGCGGAACAGCAATTCCACCAACAACAGCATTAGCAACAGGAAACTATTATGGAGCTATTTTAGATCCGGTTACAGGATGCGAAAGCAGTGTAAGATTGTTAGTGGCGGTTACAGTAGGAAACACAGTTAATCCAACTACAAATGATGCTACACAAGATTTCTGTTCAACAACTTCACCAACAATTGCGAGCATTCAGGTTAATGAAAGCAACGTTACTTGGTTTAGCACAGCTACAGGCGGAACAGCGATTCCATCAACTACAGCTTTAACTACAGGAGTTTATTATGGTAATATTGTAGACGCTGCAACAGGATGTGAAAGTTCAACTCGCTTGCAAGTTACTGTAACGGTAACAGATCCGAGTCCAACACCAACTACAAATGATGCGACACAAGATTTCTGTTCAATAAATTCACCAACAGTTGCTAATATTCAGGTAAACGAAGCCAATGTTATTTGGTACAGTACTGCCACAGGCGGAACACCAATTGCACCAGCAACAGCTTTAACATCCGGAACCTATTACGGAGCAGTTGCAAGCGCAATAAACTGTGAAAATCCAGTAAGATTAGCCGTTGTTGTAAATGTAAACACGCCGGGTACTGTAACAACACCAAATACAACACAAACATTCTGTTTATCTAAACTGCCAACACTTGCTAACATTTTAGTTAACGAACCAAATGTTGTTTTCTATTCTACTGCCACAGGCGGAACACCGCTGCCAGCAGGAACATTGCTAGTTGCAGGAACTTATTATGCAGCAGCACTTGCGAATACAACAAACGGATGTGAAAGTGCCAACAGACTTGCCATTACAATTGCTTTTGAAAATGACGCTTTAGTACAGCTTACTACTACAGACGACACACCATGTGTTTTCCAGGGAGTAACGTATTCAATTGCAAACGGAAAATCAAATTATGTTTGGTCTGTTACAAACGGAACAATAATTTCTGGAGGAGGAACTGCAGATGGTTCTGCAACAGTTTCATGGTCAGATATCGGACCGGGAAGAATTGAAGTTACTTACACAAACAATTGTGATGAAACCACAACCAAATTCTTAAACGTAACAGTGGCAACTTGTTCTGATTTAACGATTACGAATGTAGTAGACAATCCAACTCCAAATTTTGGTGACAACGTAACTTTTACAGTAACAGTAAATAATGTTGGAGAAGGAAGTTTTATTAATCTGCTTGTTAGTGATTTATTACCATCAGGATACGATTTGGTAAGCTCAAATACATCAATAGGAACTTATAATCCAACAACAGGACTTTGGACAATTCCAGCGCTTGCATCAGGACAAAGTGTAACATTAACAATAGTAGCACAAGTACTTTCAAGCGGAGATTATCTAAATGTTGCTACTGTAGAAAATTCAACTCCATTAGATGTTGATCCTTCAAATAATACGGCGTCGGCTTTTGTTGAACCAATTTGTCTAACGGTTTACAACGAGTTTACACCAAACAATGACGGAGCTAACGATCTTTTTAGAATTGATTGTATAGAAACATATCCTAATAATGAATTAAAAGTTTTTAATAGATATGGTGCATTAGTGTACAGTAAAACACACTATGAAAACGATTGGGACGGAACTGCAAATGTTTCCGGAGTAGTTAATAGAGGAGATATGCTGCCAACAGGTACTTATTTTTATGTGATTACCATTGGAGATGGAACGGTTAAAAAAGGATGGTTATCAATTATGAGATAACGTTCTATTAATCATCTAATTAATTAAACTAAATAAGTATCGTTATGAAACTATA from the Flavobacterium sp. genome contains:
- a CDS encoding gliding motility-associated C-terminal domain-containing protein, whose amino-acid sequence is MKKKFTFCNLSFQKRLFGLMFLILLCTNAFSQTICRPVSQTNSQGGLLCVGLNVDSPANAYDSAGLTTYATLTNAVGVGCFVEETMTLNQTARAGDQIAIYFGTGNGLLDVGLLSNASIQAKLSGSNVGSSVALNSPLLNLNLLSGNTVAVVKYTLPGDADQVQIQVGGLVSLLVSLRIYDVRLEFAQPTVTGGLTQTVCAGSAATLTATPAAGTTLAWYSSLGSTTPLTTGNTYTTPTLNASATYYISISRVAGCEGNVRVPVVLNVSNPVAPAINNTGTSICSTGATQQTTLSLLNPVPGTTYTWYSSASSTTALATGTTYSPTVPLGTTSFFVEASIGSCISPTRAQVNVVSTAVPATPTVLTQSVTIQSGQNATLTATTSEVGAQLNWFDVPTGGTAVATNTTTFTTSILTATKIYYVEAQSPNGLCPSAARVPVTVTVQPASLVGCLEAGSQLTAQNGLCLLCSSSNPNNSVDGNTATASTLTVPVGLINGWIQQTLQFTNPGRAGDIVDVELELPGGIADLSLLGAVSLATYNGATYNNDRISVSNPLVTLQLLSGNRFRASVVAGANFDRVEIRLGGLATVLTTANIYQATYRFKAPTITGDTTICSGTTSTLTASLAVGETVNWFAATTGGTSLASTAAFTTPALSAATTYYTEITRNGCVNSERNPVQVLVDNPVLPLINASPSTICSGQSTTLTVQAPVVGTLYNWYDASTGGNLVFTGTSFTTPALTANTDYYVEAAIGTCLTATRTAVNLVVNPLPAVPTFASTDVIIQSGQTVALSVSNPVAGVRYNWYDVPTGGTSLAFNTTSYTPSPVLTANKTFYVEAVDAVTDCSNPVRGVINVIVINNISTCLQAGTQITSTDGILCGLCTATNPNNSVDGDINTYAELTVPLGLGAYIQQHLTFATPGETGDIIDVELELPGGLADVNLLGAVSLATYNGATYNNDRVAVTSNLLNLQVLSGNKFKASFTATAPFDQVEVRLGGLASVLTNLYVYAASYRFPNAAITGASAPICSGQTASLTASATGTETFTWYDAPTGGNIVAVNPTAPLTSTTTYYLEGTRGGTCINSLRQAVTVTVLPIPTDADVIITTPVEASCTGDAVLTPTSSTITGAEFRYYTDQNKTQEIITGTTVVSQPGVSFTKDPITGALTIAGLSAAGTPYNYFVSILNGGTCENVNGTLKQVTVNFPSTTVLTVNSTLAGCGSVNLRNAITNFDSSGNTTYTFYDPSNNVITADAAANITTGGVYSILAQQNGVTCPSAQQSVTVTINALPSLVVTNPQESVNIGSNVTLTATSTATISWFDPQGNALTGPVFTTGVLNTPGVYTYTVVASDGICTSTATKVINVIDLSSCQSLSERVYATAQTSGSIVTGTVTDGGNAIDGNPQTYSTITTGLGLLGVGTTWQNLTWPATITKGTPVTIKLGSEYSLLAVGQNLSVIGTIGGVDIGAMQSVSGSLLNLISGDNTYEFTFVPSDASGPQDYDGIRIQSASILSAAQNTKVFDAHYNRSVSSVTCTAGDIRDIFYGATDLGLPVGAATALLGVSDAWNIADNDITTFATMYSGAGVLAAADLTVDFKTPSVVSDTLRIVISKPGTLLDVNLLTGFSIQRYLGNVAVGAPIQNTSTLLSLRLLPGNSMAMALVSSPTEVYDRVRIRFGGVAGVLDFLRVHTVERVANTTVIGADPDNKITVCPGTDITLQIPEEACSTYIWYDAETGGTPLATGITYTIPSTLAAGIYKYYVQPVRYGCETFARGEVTVEVKASSPVNALTDITLNGGTTTSICSPSGNVTLATSLSGTPVVTNPVYYWYSFNGTTAQLIPGETTSQLNITGLVPGTYTYYVGVSGDQFCETAAADRKQITFTILPPSTVNDILVDDITVCHSVPASLTPTAPTLTNPVFTWYLDAAKTQPITNGAVIAGVTYTIDAAGVLTAVGLTKAMSPITYHVAVASDNTCENLAGTLQDAVIIISDPNTPTTTDTTQDFCLVDAPTIASIQVNESNVIWYNVSTGGTAIPSTTALTTGTYYAAATDAITGCESSVRLAVAVTVSDPGTPTTTDTTQDFCLVNAPTVANIQANETNIVWYSAATGGTAIPPTTALATGTYYAALLDVVTGCESNTRLAVAVTVSDPGTPTTTDTTQDFCLVDAPTVASIQVNETNIVWYSAATGGTAIAPATALATGTYYAALLDAVTGCESNTRLAIAVIVNDPGTPTTTDATQDFCLVNAPTVADIQVNTPATGSIVWYTAATGGTAVPSTTALATGTYYASILDPTTNCESAVRLAVAVTVSDPGTPTTTDTTQDFCLVNAPTVASIQVNETNVVWYSAATGGTAIASTTALTTGTYYAALLDAVTGCESNTRLAVAVTVSDPGTPTTTDTTQDFCLVDAPTVASIQVNETNVVWYSTATGGTAIAPATALASGTYYAALLDAVTGCESNTRLAIAVIVNDPGMPTTTDATQDFCLVNAPTVADIQVNTPATGSIVWYTAATGGTAVPSTTALATGTYYASILDPATNCESAVRLAVAVTVSDPGTPTTTDTTQDFCLVNAPTVASIQVNETNVVWYSAATGGTPIAPTTALATGTYYAALLDAVTGCESNTRLAVAVTVNDPGTPTTTDTTQDFCLVDAPTVASIQVNETNIVWYSAATGGTAIAPATTLASGTYYAALLDAVTGCESNTRLAIAVLVNDPGTPTTTDATQDFCLVNAPTVADIQVNTPATGSIVWYTAATGGTAIPSTTALATGTYYASILDPATNCESAVRLAVAVTVSDPGIPTTTDTTQDFCLVNAPTVASIQVNETNVVWYSAATGGTPIAPTTALATGTYYAALLDAVTGCESNTRLAVAVTVNDPGTPTTTDTTQDFCLVDAPTVASIQVNETNIVWYSAATGGTAIAPATTLASGTYYAALLDAVTGCESNTRLAIAVIVNDPGTPTTTDTTQDFCLVNAPTVADIQVNTPATGSIVWYTAATGGTAILSTTALATGTYYASILDPTTNCESAVRLAVAVTVSDPGIPTTTDTTQDFCLVNAPTVANIQVNETNVVWYSAATGGTAIPPATALATGTYYAALLDAVTGCESNTRLEVAVTVSDPGTPTTTDTTQDFCLVDAPTVASIQVNETNIVWYSAATGGTAIAPATALTSGTYYAALLDAVTGCESNTRLAIAVIVNDPGTPTTTDTTQDFCLVNAPTVASIQVNTPATGSIVWYTAATGGTAIPSTTALATGTYYASILDPATNCESAVRLAVAVTVSDPGTPTTTDTTQDFCLVNAPTVANIQVNETNVVWYATATGGTAIASTTALTTGTYYGSILDGTTNCESAVRLAVAVSVTDPATPTTTDAAQTFCSGNAPTVSDIQVNETNVVWYAAATGGTAIPPTTALATGNYYGAILDPVTGCESSVRLLVAVTVGNTVNPTTNDATQDFCSTTSPTIASIQVNESNVTWFSTATGGTAIPSTTALTTGVYYGNIVDAATGCESSTRLQVTVTVTDPSPTPTTNDATQDFCSINSPTVANIQVNEANVIWYSTATGGTPIAPATALTSGTYYGAVASAINCENPVRLAVVVNVNTPGTVTTPNTTQTFCLSKLPTLANILVNEPNVVFYSTATGGTPLPAGTLLVAGTYYAAALANTTNGCESANRLAITIAFENDALVQLTTTDDTPCVFQGVTYSIANGKSNYVWSVTNGTIISGGGTADGSATVSWSDIGPGRIEVTYTNNCDETTTKFLNVTVATCSDLTITNVVDNPTPNFGDNVTFTVTVNNVGEGSFINLLVSDLLPSGYDLVSSNTSIGTYNPTTGLWTIPALASGQSVTLTIVAQVLSSGDYLNVATVENSTPLDVDPSNNTASAFVEPICLTVYNEFTPNNDGANDLFRIDCIETYPNNELKVFNRYGALVYSKTHYENDWDGTANVSGVVNRGDMLPTGTYFYVITIGDGTVKKGWLSIMR